Sequence from the Fodinibius salinus genome:
ATGGCAAAAGAAACCTACCAGCGCGAGAAGCCACATGTAAACATAGGAACGATTGGCCACGTAGACCACGGGAAAACCACGTTGACGGCGGCGGTAACGACCGTAATGGCCAAGCACCACGGCGGAGTGGCCAAGCAGTTTGTCGACATTGACAATGCTCCGGAAGAGAAAGAGCGAGGCATTACGATCTCGACGGCCCACGTGGAGTACGAAACCGAGGCCCGTCACTATGCGCACGTAGACTGCCCGGGACATGCTGATTATGTAAAGAATATGGTAACCGGGGCGGCCCAGATGGACGGGGCGATTTTGGTGGTAGCGGCCACTGACGGCCCGATGCCACAGACCCGCGAGCATATTTTGTTGGCCCGCCAGGTAGGCGTCCCGCAGATTGTGGTCTTTATGAACAAGACCGATCTGGTTGACGACGAGGAACTGATTGAGCTGGTAGAGCTGGAAGTTCGGGAGCTGCTGAGCAGCTACGAATTTGACGGCGACGATATTCCGGTCATTCAGGGCAGTGCCCTGAAAGCCCTTGAAGGCGAGGAGGCCCACGAGCAGGCGATTCTTGATCTGATGGATGCCGTTGATGAGACGATTCCGACCCCCGAACGGGACGTAGACAAGCCCTTTTTGATGCCGGTAGAAGATATATTCTCCATTACCGGCCGCGGGACGGTAGCCACCGGGCGTATCGAGCGCGGGGTGGTACAGCTGAACGATGAAATTGAGATTGTCGGCATTATCGAAGAGCCGATGGATAGTGTAGTAACCGGCATTGAGATGTTCCGCCGGATGCTCGACGAAGGACAGGCCGGGGACAATGCCGGGATACTGCTTCGTGGGGTAGACAAGGAAGACCTCCAGCGTGGG
This genomic interval carries:
- the tuf gene encoding elongation factor Tu; the encoded protein is MAKETYQREKPHVNIGTIGHVDHGKTTLTAAVTTVMAKHHGGVAKQFVDIDNAPEEKERGITISTAHVEYETEARHYAHVDCPGHADYVKNMVTGAAQMDGAILVVAATDGPMPQTREHILLARQVGVPQIVVFMNKTDLVDDEELIELVELEVRELLSSYEFDGDDIPVIQGSALKALEGEEAHEQAILDLMDAVDETIPTPERDVDKPFLMPVEDIFSITGRGTVATGRIERGVVQLNDEIEIVGIIEEPMDSVVTGIEMFRRMLDEGQAGDNAGILLRGVDKEDLQRGMVLCAPGSITPHTEFECEVYVLSKDEGGRHTPFFDGYRPQFYFRTTDVTGSCELPDGVEMVMPGDNVTMDVSLIQPVAMEEGLRFAIREGGRTVGAGVVTEIID